A window of the Hordeum vulgare subsp. vulgare chromosome 5H, MorexV3_pseudomolecules_assembly, whole genome shotgun sequence genome harbors these coding sequences:
- the LOC123395716 gene encoding ADP-ribosylation factor 1-like isoform X1: MGLSFGTLFGALFAKKEMRILMVGLDAAGKTTILYKLKLGEIVTTIPTIGFNVETVEYKNISFTVWDVGGQDKIRPLWRHYFQNTQGLIFVVDSNDRDRIAEARDELHRMLNEDELRNAVLLVFANKQDLPNAMNAAEITDKLGLHSLRQRHWYIQSACATSGEGLYEGLDWLSNNIASKVSI, translated from the exons ATGGGGCTGTCGTTCGGGACGCTGTTCGGGGCGCTGTTCGCCAAGAAGGAGATGCGGATCCTGATGGTCGGGCTCGACGCCGCCGGGAAGACCACCATCCTGTACAAGCTCAAGCTCGGCGAGATCGTCACCACCATCCCCACCATCG GGTTCAACGTGGAGACAGTAGAGTATAAGAACATCAGCTTCACTGTTTGGGATGTCGGGGGCCAGGACAAG ATAAGGCCTTTGTGGAGGCACTACTTCCAGAACACTCAGGGCCTTATCTTTGTTGTTGACAGCAACGACAGAGACCGTATTGCTGAGGCAAGAGATGAGCTCCACAGGATGCTGAATGAG GACGAGCTGCGCAATGCTGTATTGCTTGTTTTTGCTAACAAGCAAGATCTTCCCAATGCCATGAATGCTGCTGAAATAACAGATAAGCTTGGTCTACACTCTCTGCGTCAGCGACACTG GTATATCCAGAGTGCTTGCGCCACAAGTGGAGAGGGTCTGTATGAAGGGCTGGACTGGCTCTCCAACAATATAGCCAGCAAGGTTTCTATCTAA
- the LOC123395716 gene encoding ADP-ribosylation factor 1-like isoform X2: MGLSFGTLFGALFAKKEMRILMVGLDAAGKTTILYKLKLGEIVTTIPTIGFNVETVEYKNISFTVWDVGGQDKIRPLWRHYFQNTQGLIFVVDSNDRDRIAEARDELHRMLNEDELRNAVLLVFANKQDLPNAMNAAEITDKLGLHSLRQRHWYIQSACATSGEGLYEGLDWLSNNIASKS; encoded by the exons ATGGGGCTGTCGTTCGGGACGCTGTTCGGGGCGCTGTTCGCCAAGAAGGAGATGCGGATCCTGATGGTCGGGCTCGACGCCGCCGGGAAGACCACCATCCTGTACAAGCTCAAGCTCGGCGAGATCGTCACCACCATCCCCACCATCG GGTTCAACGTGGAGACAGTAGAGTATAAGAACATCAGCTTCACTGTTTGGGATGTCGGGGGCCAGGACAAG ATAAGGCCTTTGTGGAGGCACTACTTCCAGAACACTCAGGGCCTTATCTTTGTTGTTGACAGCAACGACAGAGACCGTATTGCTGAGGCAAGAGATGAGCTCCACAGGATGCTGAATGAG GACGAGCTGCGCAATGCTGTATTGCTTGTTTTTGCTAACAAGCAAGATCTTCCCAATGCCATGAATGCTGCTGAAATAACAGATAAGCTTGGTCTACACTCTCTGCGTCAGCGACACTG GTATATCCAGAGTGCTTGCGCCACAAGTGGAGAGGGTCTGTATGAAGGGCTGGACTGGCTCTCCAACAATATAGCCAGCAAG TCCTGA